From Streptomyces durmitorensis, a single genomic window includes:
- a CDS encoding glycoside hydrolase family 31 protein: MNGRDLVRSMKAVSLVGTAQGLRAVRSSWRRRRVDAVGLAPRGVERARTPGPVTGVEPGPGGGVVRFARSELRVRVTTGGAIFWGWDGAEPDPSHALVSGSPEADPRAVLEPDKEGGWRVVSERATVVVSRLGAVELRTPGGLMLRRDLPPRWWEPVDGGAGHWSQRSQVAADARFFGLGGRARGPRLRNGTYRMWNTDPGGSFGPGDGPLYITMPVQLVVADVGCHLVFHDNTWDGSVTVREGEEGAGSGHDRAGACEVRMDGGPLRCWVVVGTPARVLHTWASLTGPPALPPAWALGHHHARWGFGGEQEVRRIVAGYRERGLPLDAVHLDIDHYEAHQVFTVDKETYPHLPQLADELLADGVRLVSIVDPAVKAEPGNEVYDSGRATDAFVRDAAGRTVHGVVWPGQAVYPDFTDARVRAWWGGLYKERLAQGFAGFWHDMNEPVSFAAFGEPTLPRSARHALEGRGGDHREAHNVYGLGMARAGYEGLCELHPQERPFLFSRSGWAGMQRYGGTWSGDVATGWPGLRASLSLVLGLGLCGVPYSGPDVGGFDGSPSPELYLRWFQLGSRLPLFRTHAALRAGRREPWEFGPDVLEHARVALVERRRLLPYFVTLAHLARRTGTPYVRPLWWGNPEDRALRDCEDAFLLGDCLLVAPVFEPGAVRRTVRLPPGRWYDTATGQAYEGPAHVLLEAPLSRIPVLARAGGVLPVRGADGGLELEVWAPAPGRTGGGLVVADAGDGWEEPEIERFAARWVGGRVVVERDGRDGEEAAGEVGLPVTVRGLPQPQM; this comes from the coding sequence ATGAACGGTCGTGACCTGGTGCGTTCGATGAAGGCGGTCAGCTTGGTCGGTACGGCGCAGGGGTTGCGTGCGGTGCGGTCATCTTGGCGCAGGCGACGGGTGGACGCGGTCGGGCTCGCCCCCCGGGGTGTCGAGCGCGCGCGGACGCCCGGTCCGGTGACGGGTGTGGAGCCGGGGCCCGGCGGCGGGGTGGTGCGGTTCGCCCGTTCCGAGCTGCGGGTGCGGGTCACGACGGGCGGGGCCATCTTCTGGGGCTGGGACGGTGCGGAGCCCGATCCTTCGCACGCGCTCGTCAGCGGGAGCCCCGAGGCGGACCCGCGGGCCGTCCTCGAACCGGACAAGGAGGGCGGCTGGCGGGTGGTGTCGGAGCGGGCGACGGTGGTCGTCTCGCGGCTCGGCGCCGTGGAGCTGCGCACGCCCGGTGGCCTGATGCTGCGCCGCGATCTGCCGCCGCGCTGGTGGGAGCCGGTCGACGGAGGCGCGGGGCACTGGTCGCAGCGCTCGCAAGTGGCGGCGGACGCGCGGTTCTTCGGGCTGGGGGGCCGCGCGCGGGGGCCGCGGCTGCGGAACGGGACGTATCGCATGTGGAACACCGATCCGGGGGGCTCGTTCGGGCCCGGTGACGGTCCCTTGTACATCACCATGCCCGTGCAGCTCGTGGTGGCCGACGTCGGCTGTCATCTGGTGTTCCACGACAACACGTGGGACGGCTCCGTGACGGTGCGCGAGGGCGAGGAGGGTGCCGGTTCCGGGCACGACAGGGCGGGTGCGTGCGAGGTGCGCATGGACGGGGGGCCGCTGCGGTGCTGGGTCGTCGTGGGCACCCCCGCGCGCGTGCTGCACACCTGGGCCTCGCTCACCGGGCCGCCCGCGCTGCCTCCCGCGTGGGCGCTCGGGCACCATCACGCGCGGTGGGGCTTCGGCGGTGAGCAGGAGGTGCGGCGGATCGTCGCGGGCTACCGGGAGCGGGGGCTGCCGCTGGACGCGGTCCATCTGGACATCGATCACTACGAAGCGCATCAGGTGTTCACCGTCGACAAGGAGACCTATCCCCATCTGCCGCAGCTGGCCGACGAGTTGCTCGCTGACGGCGTACGTCTGGTGTCGATCGTGGACCCCGCCGTGAAGGCCGAGCCGGGCAATGAGGTCTACGACAGCGGCAGGGCGACGGACGCCTTCGTGCGGGATGCCGCGGGGCGGACGGTGCACGGGGTCGTCTGGCCGGGCCAGGCGGTGTATCCGGACTTCACGGACGCGCGGGTGCGGGCGTGGTGGGGCGGCCTCTACAAGGAGCGGCTCGCCCAGGGGTTCGCGGGTTTCTGGCACGACATGAACGAGCCGGTGTCCTTCGCCGCCTTCGGGGAGCCGACGCTGCCCCGCTCGGCCCGGCACGCCCTGGAGGGGCGCGGTGGCGACCACCGTGAGGCGCACAACGTGTACGGCCTGGGCATGGCCCGTGCCGGGTACGAAGGGCTGTGCGAACTGCATCCCCAGGAGCGGCCGTTCCTCTTCTCGCGCTCCGGGTGGGCGGGGATGCAGCGCTACGGAGGGACGTGGTCCGGGGATGTGGCCACGGGGTGGCCGGGTCTGCGGGCATCCCTGTCGCTGGTTCTCGGCCTGGGGCTGTGCGGTGTGCCGTACTCGGGTCCTGATGTGGGCGGGTTCGACGGCAGCCCGTCGCCGGAGCTGTATCTGCGGTGGTTCCAGCTCGGTTCGCGTCTGCCGCTGTTCCGTACGCATGCCGCGCTGCGGGCCGGGCGCAGGGAGCCCTGGGAGTTCGGTCCCGATGTGCTCGAGCACGCGCGCGTGGCGCTCGTCGAACGCAGGCGGCTGCTGCCGTACTTCGTGACACTCGCGCATCTGGCGCGGCGTACGGGTACGCCGTATGTGCGGCCCTTGTGGTGGGGCAATCCTGAGGACCGTGCGCTGCGTGACTGCGAGGACGCGTTCCTGCTCGGGGACTGTCTGTTGGTGGCGCCGGTGTTCGAGCCGGGGGCCGTTCGCCGTACGGTGCGGCTGCCACCGGGACGTTGGTACGACACGGCGACCGGCCAGGCGTACGAGGGCCCCGCCCACGTGCTCCTGGAGGCGCCGCTGTCCCGGATCCCGGTGCTCGCGCGGGCCGGCGGGGTGCTGCCGGTGCGGGGCGCCGACGGCGGGCTCGAGCTGGAGGTGTGGGCGCCCGCCCCGGGGCGTACGGGCGGCGGCCTGGTGGTCGCGGACGCGGGTGACGGCTGGGAGGAGCCGGAGATCGAGCGGTTCGCCGCGCGGTGGGTCGGCGGGCGTGTGGTGGTCGAGCGGGACGGCCGGGACGGCGAGGAGGCCGCGGGTGAGGTCGGGCTGCCGGTGACGGTGCGGGGGCTGCCGCAGCCTCAGATGTAG